A genomic segment from Corylus avellana chromosome ca5, CavTom2PMs-1.0 encodes:
- the LOC132182279 gene encoding probable phospholipid-transporting ATPase 8, with product MPEGRRRGIHFSKLYSFACCRPKFEENHAQIGKRGYSRVVYCNDPKKHEEGQFKYSGNDVFTTKYTVYNFVPKALFEQFRRVANIYFLVVACVSFSPLAAYTAVSVLAPLLVVIGATMAKEGVEDWRRRKQDIKANNRKVKVYGGNHTFHETKWKKLRVGELVKVCKDEYFPTDLILLSSSYEDGICYVETMNLDGETNLKLKHSLEVTSHLCDEKSFQHFSAVIKCEDPNENLFSFVGTLYYDGKEYPLSLKNMLLRGSKLKNTEYIYGVVVFTGHDTKVMKNATDPPSKRSKIEKKMDKIIYLLFSGLILIAFVGSVFFGIETKKDTSGGRYRRWYLRPDNTTVFFDPKRALLSAFLHFLTALMLYGYLIPISLYVSIEIVKVLQSIFINQDQDMYYEEADRPAQARTSNLNEELGQVDTILSDKTGTLTCNSMEFVKCSIAGTAYGQGTTEVERALARRRGDAPPEASDVSSDVQGHDGDAVDSRKSIKGFNFRDERIMNGQWVNEPHSDIIQKFFRVLAICHTAVPEVNKGTGEISYEAESPDEAAFVIAAREIGFEFRERTQTIILLCELDYKTRKKVCRKYELLQVLEFSSSRKRMSVIVRNVENQLLLLCKGADSAMFGRLSKDGRLFESQTKKHIKKYAEAGLRIMVIAYRELGEEEYKSWEEEFQKAKTSVSADRDILVSALADKIERDLILLGATAIEDKLQKGVPECIEKLAQAGIKIWVLTGDKMETAVNIGYACSLLRQGMKQIVITLDSPDIDALEKQGDKDAIAQASFESIKKQISEGMHLIENESTNSAEESVEFGLIIDGKSLDHSLKEDLEKSFFNLAIICSSVICCRASPKQKALVTRLVKSETGKTTLSIGDGANDVGMLQEADIGVGISGVEGMQAVMASDFSIAQFRFLERLLLVHGHWCYRRISMMICYFFYKNIAFGFTLFWFEAYASFSGQPAYNDWYMSFFNVFFTSLPVIALGVFDQDVSARLCVKYPYLYIEGVQNLLFSWPRILGWMFNGVISSVIIFFFTTKSMINQAFRRDGQVVDFEVLGVTMYTCVVWAVNCQMALSINYFTWIQHLFIWGSIAFWYMFLVIYGSLPPNLSTTAYRVFTEACASSSLYWLVTLFVVVCSLLPFFSYRAFQTRFKPMYHDLIQIKKL from the exons ATGCCAGAAGGGCGGAGGAGAGGGATACATTTTAGCAAACTCTATTCATTTGCTTGTTGTCGGCCCAAGTTCGAAGAAAACCATGCCCAAATTGGGAAGAGAGGGTACTCGAGGGTAGTTTATTGTAATGATCCTAAGAAGCATGAGGAAGGTCAGTTTAAGTACAGTGGAAATGATGTTTTCACTACCAAGTATACGGTGTATAATTTTGTTCCCAAGGCTTTGTTTGAGCAGTTTAGGAGGGTTGCAAATATATACTTTCTTGTTGTGGCTTGCGTTTCATTCAGTCCTTTGGCAGCTTATACAGCAGTTAGTGTTCTTGCGCCATTGTTAGTGGTGATTGGAGCTACTATGGCCAAGGAAGGCGTGGAagattggagaagaagaaagcag GATATAAAGGCAAACAATCGAAAGGTAAAAGTGTATGGTGGAAACCATACATTCCATGAGACGAAATGGAAGAAACTTCGAGTCGGTGAGCTCGTAAAGGTGTGCAAGGATGAATACTTCCCTACTGATTTAATTCTGCTTTCATCAAGCTATGAGGATGGGATTTGTTATGTTGAGACTATGAACCTTGATGGAGAGACTAATTTAAAATTGAAGCATTCCTTGGAGGTGACATCCCATCTTTGTGATGAAAAATCCTTCCAACACTTTAGTGCAGTGATCAAGTGTGAGGACCCCAACGAAAACTTATTTTCATTTGTTGGAACTTTGTACTATGATGGCAAAGAATACccactttccttaaaaaatatGCTTTTAAGAGGTTCTAAGCTTAAAAACACTGAATATATTTACGGTGTTGTGGTTTTTACGGGACATGATACAAAAGTGATGAAGAATGCTACAGATCCTCCTTCCAAGAGAAGTAAAATTGAGAAGAAAATGGATAAGATAATCTACTTACTTTTCAGTGGTCTGATATTGATAGCTTTTGTTGGATCTGTGTTTTTCGGAATTGAAACCAAAAAAGATACTAGTGGTGGAAGGTATAGAAGGTGGTATCTTCGTCCAGATAATACGACTGTGTTTTTTGACCCCAAAAGAGCATTACTTTCTGCCTTTCTTCACTTCTTAACAGCCCTTATGTTGTATGGATACCTTATACCAATATCTTTATATGTATCCATTGAGATTGTGAAAGTTTTACAGAGTATTTTCATTAACCAAGATCAGGATATGTATTATGAAGAAGCAGATAGGCCAGCGCAGGCTCGCACTTCTAATTTGAATGAGGAACTCGGTCAGGTAGATACAATACTGTCGGACAAAACAGGCACTTTGACTTGTAATTCCATGGAGTTTGTTAAATGTTCAATAGCAGGCACTGCTTATGGCCAAGGTACGACAGAGGTGGAAAGGGCACTGGCGAGGAGGAGGGGGGATGCACCACCTGAAGCTAGTGATGTGTCCTCTGATGTACAAGGCCATGATGGTGATGCTGTGGACTCCAGAAAGTCAATTAAGGGTTTCAACTTTAGAGATGAACGCATCATGAATGGGCAGTGGGTTAATGAACCTCATTCAGATATCATACAGAAATTCTTTCGGGTCTTAGCAATATGTCATACTGCTGTTCCTGAGGTAAATAAAGGGACAGGAGAAATTTCCTATGAAGCTGAGTCACCGGATGAAGCAGCTTTTGTCATAGCAGCGAGGGAGATTGGCTTTGAGTTTCGTGAAAGGACACAAACAATCATATTGTTATGTGAGTTAgattataagacccgcaaaaaGGTTTGCAG AAAATACGAGCTTCTTCAAGTCTTAGAGTTTAGTAGTTCTCGCAAAAGAATGTCCGTAATTGTAAGAAATGTGGAAAATCAGTTGTTACTCCTTTGCAAGGGGGCGGACAG CGCAATGTTTGGAAGGCTTTCAAAAGATGGGCGGCTTTTTGAGTCTCAAACCAAgaaacacattaaaaaatatgCCGAAGCTGGACTACGAATCATGGTAATTGCATACCGTGAGCTGGGTGAAGAAGAATATAAATCATGGGAGGAAGAGTTTCAAAAGGCCAAAACATCTGTCAGTGCAGACCGTGATATATTGGTTAGTGCACTTGCTGATAAGATTGAAAGGGATTTGATTCTTCTTGGTGCTACAGCCATTGAAGACAAACTACAAAAGGGG GTTCCTGAATGTATTGAGAAGCTTGCCCAAGCTGGAATTAAGATATGGGTACTAACTGGTGATAAAATGGAAACAGCTGTTAATATCGG GTATGCTTGTAGTTTACTTAGACAAGGTATGAAACAAATTGTGATCACCCTTGATTCGCCAGATATTGATGCCTTGGAAAAACAAGGAGATAAGGATGCCATTGCACAG GCTTCATTTGAAAGCATAAAGAAGCAGATTAGTGAAGGAATGCATCTGATAGAAAACGAAAGTACTAATTCAGCTGAAGAAAGTGTTGAGTTTGGCCTAATAATTGATGGAAAGTCCTTGGATCATTCCCTGAAAGAGGATTTGGAGAAGTCATTTTTTAACCTTGCAATTATTTGTTCTTCCGTTATATGCTGCCGCGCTTCACCCAAGCAGAAAGCTCTT GTCACAAGATTGGTAAAATCAGAAACAGGTAAGACAACACTCTCAATTGGTGATGGGGCAAATGATGTTGGCATGCTTCAAGAGGCTGATATTGGAGTTGGCATTAGTGGCGTTGAAGGGATGCAG GCAGTGATGGCCAGTGATTTTTCAATAGCTCAATTCCGTTTTCTAGAACGTTTGTTGCTGGTACATGGCCATTGGTGTTACAGGCGAATATCAATGATG ATATGCTACTTCTTTTACAAGAACATAGCATTTGGGTTTACTCTATTCTGGTTTGAAGCCTATGCTTCTTTCTCTGGTCAACCTGCATATAATGATTGGTACATGTCATTTTTCAATGTCTTCTTCACCTCGCTTCCTGTAATTGCTCTGGGTGTTTTCGACCAGGATGTTTCTGCACGACTTTGCGTCAAG TACCCTTATTTATATATCGAGGGCGTACAGAACCTCCTCTTCAGCTGGCCCCGTATACTTGGTTGGATGTTTAATGGAGTTATAAGCTCCgtaattatcttcttcttcacaacCAAGTCGATGATTAACCAGGCCTTCCGGAGAGATGGGCAAGTTGTCGACTTTGAGGTCCTCGGGGTCACAATGTACACGTGTGTCGTGTGGGCTGTAAACTGCCAAATGGCACTCTCCATCAACTACTTCACTTGGATCCAGCACCTCTTCATCTGGGGCAGCATCGCCTTCTGGTATATGTTCTTAGTCATTTATGGTTCTCTCCCGCCGAATTTGTCAACGACAGCATATCGGGTTTTTACAGAAGCTTGTGCTTCAAGTTCTCTCTATTGGTTGGTCACCCTTTTTGTTGTCGTTTGCTCTTTGTtacctttcttttcttatagAGCTTTCCAAACACGATTCAAACCAATGTACCATGAcctaatacaaataaaaaagttataa